CGAGAGCTCTACGAGTCGCGAGCGACGCCGTCGGAAGTGCTGGGCACGGCCGCAGACCTCGTGGCGGCGACGACCGACGCGCTGGACGTGGCCCTGGAGAGCGATCACTCGGTCAACACGGAGGAACTGAGCGAGCTGATCGACCGGCGCGAGCGACTGGAGACGGAGCTGTCGCGTCTGCGCGACGATCTCGACGAACTCCGGCGGACGCCGATCGACGGCGAGTAGCGAGGCGACACCGGATGCGTTTATGTGTCCACGGACAGAAGCACGGGGCGAGCACATGGGACTGGACCGACTGGCCGAGCAGGTCGAGAAAGAACGGCGTGACCTCCAGATTCTCGAAGCCGTCATCGAACACGGTCCGATCGGGATCGCCAGCCTCGCCGAGGTGGCCGAGATCCCCGAGCACAAGGTGCGGTACTCGCTTCGGATGCTCGAAAACGACGAGCTCGTCCAGCCGACGCCAGAGGGCGCGGTTCCCGCCGACGACATCGAAGCGCGGATCGCGACGATGAACCAGGGGCTAGAGCGACTGCGCGACCGGACCGAGACGCTGAAGGCGATTTTCGACGAGGAGTGACACCCGCCGGACGCTTCGACAGCGATATACTCCTTCGCGAGAGCAGACCCATCGACCGTCGACGGCCACGACGACAGCCAGATGTCAGAGAGCACCACACACCACACGGTCGAAACGCTCGCCCTCGTCGGCGTCGGCGGGTTCGGCGGTGCGATCGCTCGATACGTCGCCGGGCAGTTCGTCGCCGGCCCCGCCGGGACGATGCTCGTCAACACCGTCGGGAGTTTCGCGCTCGGCGTCCTCGTCTACGAGGCCGTCCACCTGGGACGGCTCTCCAGCGCGGCGCGGCTGACCGCGACGACCGGCTTCCTCTCGTCGTTTACCACGTACAGCACCTTCGCTGTCGAGACGGCCGGCCTGGCTCCGGCGTGGGCGCTCGCGAACGTCGCCGGGAGCTACGCGCTGGGTCTTGCTGGCGTGCTCGCCGGGCGCACGCTCGTCCGCAGAACCGGCCGGAGGGGTGAGTGATGGTCGGCATCGAGCCCGCGGTGCTCGTCGGAATCGGCGGGGCGCTCGGCGCGCTCTGTCGTCACTCGCTGGCGACGGCCGTCGACCGGGAAGCGATCCCGCTGGGAACGCTGACCGTCAACGTCGTCGGGAGTTTCGTCCTCGGACTGGTCACCCTCGCCACACCGAGCGAGAGCGTCGCGCTGCTGGTCGGCGTCGGTGTCTGCGGAGCCTTCACGACGTTCTCGTCGTTCGCGGTCGAGACGGTCCGGCTGTGGGAATCGGGCCGCCCTCTCGTCGCGGTCGGCAACGCCGTCGCCAATCTCGTGGGCGCGCTCGCGGCCGTCGGTCTGGCGTGGCTCGTCCTCTCGCTGTGAGTCCGTGGCCGAGACGTGATTTTATGTACCGGGACGGGACCACGACTCGCCATGTTCGTGGAACTGTGGCGCGACGACCGGGCCATCGAAGGACTGCCGATCAGACTCGTCATCGCCCTCGTCGTCGGCGTCGCGAGCCTGAGCGTCATGATGAACACCATCTCGGGACTGGACACGATGACCGTCAGCGAACTCGACGTCGACCCCTCGAAGGAGGTGGTCGGAGAGGGCGAGACGGACGTGACGCTCACGGTCGTCGACCCGGACGGCCAGCCGGTCTCGGACGCGACGGTCGTCGTCACCGGTGGCACCGCGACGCTGAACGGTGCGGTGACCGCGACGACGAACTCCGGAGGCAACGCCACCGTCACGATCACGCCGCAGTTGGGGCCAAACCAGCAGGAGGGGACGGTGACGATCGACGTGAAACCCCCCGCCAGCGGCGGGTACAGCGACCGGCGGCGCAACACCCGAATCCTCGTCGTCGAGGACGGCGGCTAGACCACCGCCCGCGAGTCACCGCAGCGACCGGCGTCCCACTCTCGTGGGGCGACCCGGCGGCGTCGGTCGGTAAGCGAGCGTTACGCGCGCCGACGGAGAGAAACGACTCTATAATTATCCGGTCGTGGGCCAACGACCACCGCATGAACCTCGCCGCAATCGGGTTCGGTAACGCGGGTGGCAAGATCGTCGACAGATTCCTCGCCTTCGAGGAGCGGTCTGGGCGGTCGCTCACGACGGAGGCGCTCGCGATCAACTCCGCGGAGATCGATCTCGCGAAGTTGGACGTGCTCCCGCCGGACCGTCGGCTCATCATCGGCCAGACCGACGAGCGGGTGAAGGGACGGGGCGTCGGTGCCGATCCGGAGCTGGGCTCGGAGATCGCTCGCCAGGACCTCACCGAGATCGAGCGCCAACTGGACGCCGTGCCGATCCACGAGACCGACGGCTTTCTCGTGGTCGCCGGGCTCGGCGGGGGGACCGGGAGCGGTGGTGCGCCGGAGCTCGCCGAGCGGCTCGGTCGGATCTACGACGAACCGATCTACGGGCTGGGGGTGTTGCCAAGCGCCGACGAGGGCGGTCGTCCCTCGCTCAACGCCGCCCGCTCGCTCCAGGCCTTCGCCGACGCGACGGACAACCTCATGGTGTTCGACAACGACGCCTGGCGGCAGACCCAGGGGTCGGTCGCGGCGGGGTACGACCGGACCAACCGAGAGATCGCGCGGCGGTTCGTCACGCTCCTGGCAGCCGGCGAACTCGACGGCTCGCAGGTGTCGGAATCCGCGATGGACGCCAGCGACATCCGCCGGACGCTGGCGACCGGGGGCCTCAGCACGATCGCGTTCAGCCGGGCAGACGTCGAGGCCGAGACGAAATCGAAGCAGGGACTGTTGGGCCGCCTGCGGTCCAACGGCGAGAG
Above is a genomic segment from Halomicrobium sp. LC1Hm containing:
- the crcB gene encoding fluoride efflux transporter CrcB, which gives rise to MSESTTHHTVETLALVGVGGFGGAIARYVAGQFVAGPAGTMLVNTVGSFALGVLVYEAVHLGRLSSAARLTATTGFLSSFTTYSTFAVETAGLAPAWALANVAGSYALGLAGVLAGRTLVRRTGRRGE
- a CDS encoding carboxypeptidase regulatory-like domain-containing protein, which produces MFVELWRDDRAIEGLPIRLVIALVVGVASLSVMMNTISGLDTMTVSELDVDPSKEVVGEGETDVTLTVVDPDGQPVSDATVVVTGGTATLNGAVTATTNSGGNATVTITPQLGPNQQEGTVTIDVKPPASGGYSDRRRNTRILVVEDGG
- a CDS encoding tubulin/FtsZ family protein encodes the protein MNLAAIGFGNAGGKIVDRFLAFEERSGRSLTTEALAINSAEIDLAKLDVLPPDRRLIIGQTDERVKGRGVGADPELGSEIARQDLTEIERQLDAVPIHETDGFLVVAGLGGGTGSGGAPELAERLGRIYDEPIYGLGVLPSADEGGRPSLNAARSLQAFADATDNLMVFDNDAWRQTQGSVAAGYDRTNREIARRFVTLLAAGELDGSQVSESAMDASDIRRTLATGGLSTIAFSRADVEAETKSKQGLLGRLRSNGESHTDDGDLAMKIHGLVRKAVQSRLTCPADVASAERALIVVSGPPREVSQKGLQRARQWLERETDSVEVLAGDDPRTDADALSVAVLLSNVTEVPRVDELQERAVTAQENSRQQAAERRAEIDELLTDEENELDPL
- a CDS encoding winged helix-turn-helix transcriptional regulator — protein: MGLDRLAEQVEKERRDLQILEAVIEHGPIGIASLAEVAEIPEHKVRYSLRMLENDELVQPTPEGAVPADDIEARIATMNQGLERLRDRTETLKAIFDEE
- the crcB gene encoding fluoride efflux transporter CrcB; this translates as MVGIEPAVLVGIGGALGALCRHSLATAVDREAIPLGTLTVNVVGSFVLGLVTLATPSESVALLVGVGVCGAFTTFSSFAVETVRLWESGRPLVAVGNAVANLVGALAAVGLAWLVLSL